One part of the Patescibacteria group bacterium genome encodes these proteins:
- a CDS encoding DUF4115 domain-containing protein → MAIESPSTDLSINESFVDVFGKIDKDAELFLNGQRISMEKEGSFAVNVSLSEGVNVLNFKALNKLGKEAVVTRTVLVDNPVNQNQVLGTVIPVEEPKEEQIYFKVEVEILNTASWISVIGDGETLFPGGVMLKGVKAEFTAKDFITIKAGNAGAVKVYLNGKDLGVLGEDLSVVEKTFRKDQIQ, encoded by the coding sequence TTGGCGATTGAAAGCCCTTCCACAGACTTATCCATTAACGAATCGTTTGTGGATGTTTTTGGAAAAATAGATAAAGACGCGGAACTTTTTTTAAACGGGCAGAGGATTTCTATGGAAAAGGAAGGCAGTTTTGCGGTTAATGTATCCCTTTCCGAAGGAGTTAATGTTCTTAATTTTAAGGCTTTAAATAAGCTAGGAAAAGAAGCTGTGGTTACAAGAACAGTATTAGTTGACAACCCTGTTAACCAGAATCAAGTTTTGGGAACGGTTATTCCTGTGGAAGAACCTAAGGAAGAGCAGATATATTTTAAGGTGGAGGTGGAAATATTAAACACGGCTTCGTGGATTAGCGTTATTGGGGATGGAGAAACTTTGTTTCCGGGCGGAGTAATGCTTAAAGGCGTTAAGGCGGAATTTACGGCAAAAGATTTTATAACAATAAAAGCTGGAAATGCTGGCGCGGTTAAAGTATACTTAAATGGAAAAGATTTAGGGGTTTTAGGGGAGGATTTATCAGTTGTTGAAAAAACTTTTAGGAAAGACCAAATTCAATAG